The following is a genomic window from Sinorhizobium fredii NGR234.
GCGCCATCTCCAACATGGCCCTCAGGCGGGCGTCCGGGAGAAGTTTTCTCAAAGGGCGCGCGAGCCTTGCGGCGATCAGCGCAAGTCGAAACCGGCGTGGATATGGCAGAATTTTCGCCAACAGCCATCGCAGAGCTCTTTCGTCCCATCGGCGTTTGTAGGTCTTTTCGACATATTCACGCGCATGATCGATCAGATGCATGTAGTGAACGCCCGAGGGGCAGGTCGTCATGCAGCTCAGGCAACTTAGGCAGCGGTCGATATGCGTTACCGTTCTTTCGTCAGGGACCTTGTTGTTTTCCAACATGTCCTTGATCAGATAGATACGACCGCGCGGACTGTCGAGTTCGTCGCCAAGCACCTTGTAAGTCGGGCAAGTCGCTGTGCAGAAGCCGCAATGGACGCAAGACCGCAGAATTTCATTCGAACGCTGTGTGGCCGGATCGGCAAGCTGTCTCTCTGTGAAGTTTGTCTGCATCTCATTTGTCCATCAATCCGGGATTGAGAATGCCAGCGGGATCAAATGTCCTGCGCAGCGCAGCTGAGAGCTGCGCAATAGCGGGCTCTTCGGGCGGGAAGCTGCCACAGTCGCACAGCGCACCGCGGCGCAGCAGCATTGCCTGCCCCATGCCAGCTGCGCGGCGAACTGCAGATCCGCTGGCACTGCCCTGAAACCAAATCAATCCGCCACCCCAGTCCAGCGACACCTCCCCGCCGAGTGCATGCAACGCCGCAACCACCGCCGGAGCGTCGCTCGGCTTGACGAGAATGCGCCAAAGCGGTTCACTTGAGGCCGAGAAATGGTGCAGATCGCGCAGTCCTCGCCAGAGGTTCCGGCTATCAGCCTCGCCCACTATTTCAAGCTCTCGATCGCGAAAGAGGGTGGACAACCGTTCGCGACGATAGTCGACTTGCGCCGAAAACCCTTCGATCCTCAGCCAGGCAGTGCCGGAGCGAAAGGCGGCGCCAGAAACCTCGTAGGGAGTGGCGAGTGCCCGCGCGAAAATCTCCGTTGCATCTCCTACGGAAATGCCGTGGAAGGCGATCGTCTGCTGGGTTTCCGCAGCCGGCAACGTCTTCAACGCCACTTCCGTCAAGACACCGAGCGTCCCGTGCGAACCGCAGAGCAGTTTACTGAGGTCGAGGCCGGTGACGTTCTTCATTACCCGCCCGCCGTTTTTTATGATCCGGCCCCTGCCATCGACGAAACGCACGCCAAGAAGATGATCCCTGCAGGCGCCGGCATTTACACGACGCGGGCCCGACACATTGCCGGCAACCATGCCGCCGACCGTTGGAGCGCCGGTGACGCGAAGCACCACTCTATGGTCCATCGGTTCGAACGCGAACGCCTGCTGCTCGCTCGCAAGTGCTGCTTCGATTTCCTCCATGGGAGTTCCAGAGCGCGCAATCAGCGTTAGAGCGCCCGGTTCATAGGTCACAATGCCACTAAGCGATCGTGACGTCAGGGTCTGGGCAGCTGCAACCGTTCCGGGCTGGAGACGGGTGCCTCCACCGACGACACACATGGGGGCGGTTCGCGCATAGCTTTCGGCAATAAAGCCAGCCAATTCCGCTTCATTGGTCGGGGAAATGACTGTCGCGGCGAGATCGGTTTCGCTGTCATTGCTTCTCATGGGCATCTCGCCGCCGCGTCACGATGTGCCTGACTAAGCTCGAGTGGGAAAACCTTGGCTGGATTAAGCAGCCAGCCGGGATCGAAGACATCCTTGATTTCCATCTGAATGGCCATGTCCTCGGCCGTATATTGCTTGGTCATGAGGTCGCGTTTTTCGATTCCGACCCCATGCTCGCCGGTGAGGCAGCCTCCAACGTCCACGCACAGCCGAAGAATGTCCGCGCCGAAGGCTTCGGCCCGCTCAAGCTCGCCGGGCGCGTTTGCATTGAAGAGGATCAACGGGTGCATATTGCCATCGCCGGCGTGAAAAACGTTGGCGACTTCCAGGCCATACTCCTTTGATAGCTCACCGATGCGCTTGAGCGTGTGGGGGAGCCTGGAGACCGGCACGGTTCCATCGAGACACAGATAATCACCGAGCCGGCCCATTGCCCCGAACGCGGATTTACGCCCCTTCCAGATCGCCAAGGACTCCTCAGCAGTTCGGCTGCTACGGAACTCGACCGGATCAAGCTCCTCGGCGATCGAACGGATGCGCTCGATTTGATGGTCGATTTCCGCCTCGGAGCCTTCCACCTCGACAATCAGTACGGCTGCGCAATTCGGATAGCCCGCTTTGACGAAGGCCTCGACCGCACGCAGGCAAACGTCGTCCATATATTCGATCGCGACCGGCAACAGACCCGAGCGGATGATGCGCGCCACGCATTCGCCAGCCGTTTCGGCGCTGTCGAACCCGATTAACATTGGCCGCGCACCTTCCGGCTTCGGGACGATCCGGAGGGTCGCTTCGGTAACAATGGCGAGTTGACCCTCCGATCCGCAAATCAGGCCAAGAAGGTCTAACCCTGGCGTACCCAGGAGGGGGCCGCCAATTTCAATGATGTCGCCGGTGGCCATGACCATCCGGACTCCCAAGAGATTGTTCGTCGTGACCCCGTATTTGAGGCAGTGCGCGCCACCGGAATTCATCGCGATATTGCCTGCGATCGTGCAAGCAAGCTGTGACGAGGGGTCCGGTGCGTAGA
Proteins encoded in this region:
- a CDS encoding FAD-linked oxidase C-terminal domain-containing protein produces the protein MSSIAMPEPNADILARAPHIVAALEAALPAGAVISSPEETRAYECDALTAYRCPPLAVVLPRTTEEVAVAMRICHVWSVPVVPRGAGTSLAGGALPTADSVVIGTMRLRDTLEIDTANRFIRVQTGVTNLSVSAELEAEGFFYAPDPSSQLACTIAGNIAMNSGGAHCLKYGVTTNNLLGVRMVMATGDIIEIGGPLLGTPGLDLLGLICGSEGQLAIVTEATLRIVPKPEGARPMLIGFDSAETAGECVARIIRSGLLPVAIEYMDDVCLRAVEAFVKAGYPNCAAVLIVEVEGSEAEIDHQIERIRSIAEELDPVEFRSSRTAEESLAIWKGRKSAFGAMGRLGDYLCLDGTVPVSRLPHTLKRIGELSKEYGLEVANVFHAGDGNMHPLILFNANAPGELERAEAFGADILRLCVDVGGCLTGEHGVGIEKRDLMTKQYTAEDMAIQMEIKDVFDPGWLLNPAKVFPLELSQAHRDAAARCP
- a CDS encoding FAD-binding protein encodes the protein MPMRSNDSETDLAATVISPTNEAELAGFIAESYARTAPMCVVGGGTRLQPGTVAAAQTLTSRSLSGIVTYEPGALTLIARSGTPMEEIEAALASEQQAFAFEPMDHRVVLRVTGAPTVGGMVAGNVSGPRRVNAGACRDHLLGVRFVDGRGRIIKNGGRVMKNVTGLDLSKLLCGSHGTLGVLTEVALKTLPAAETQQTIAFHGISVGDATEIFARALATPYEVSGAAFRSGTAWLRIEGFSAQVDYRRERLSTLFRDRELEIVGEADSRNLWRGLRDLHHFSASSEPLWRILVKPSDAPAVVAALHALGGEVSLDWGGGLIWFQGSASGSAVRRAAGMGQAMLLRRGALCDCGSFPPEEPAIAQLSAALRRTFDPAGILNPGLMDK